From Topomyia yanbarensis strain Yona2022 chromosome 1, ASM3024719v1, whole genome shotgun sequence, one genomic window encodes:
- the LOC131677083 gene encoding (E3-independent) E2 ubiquitin-conjugating enzyme, with the protein MDSTNLTKSHKVSKGSSFNQQNQDEGGNENQYFYEDEIFCIDGRGRVKFGLVLENFEVSEEEGFEEDTLKKGEIRACWHPDGHEEIVNQQKVGLADRTLMPGDVVRKLVPGKDTQRGYCHEIFVKADVKIAGSKYVIKNVSSDRLRPLMTMPKDNAVCLDSWVGSTKNVNEKLVLKSQCGSLVEICPDIDFCTLKDTDTRSHCGYFSGTLFYPGQTLIGSISDLDNAKWLNTSAEMKLNRKHKMVDRKFTVQTVEIEGVWVHWQCKASCEDVEAEMKKGGIQQPPDYVAGDDLKRLKKLNLFESCMLQINDKNYLTIESGDTFCRKSQWRKELSSKYINMIGSVGCNKNEAGNENVICDNESHKITVTSTGESGSRDKVETDRAKLCPSALKEIVKTCKSRRNSPRRSNASAVASACKLAESDEWQTDLEDEKYDDVDGCDSTVSDGGCSTISSSCSSTATPKSSPKKSPLLAKKIRKLKKRATSASGSSDRFPSPGDEVITETLVVYSSATVVWQDGTIETNIPSTDLCPIHHLDDHEFFPGDFVLAGNTDMSHNPSFRDYGVIQNVDHHGRTAKVKWFSTYTCLDEPQPTYNGESEVSVYDLKDHPDFQYRPGTIVIRVANFIGDDSNCSAGQVIDNYPNGMVKVWWVDDHVSMCWPQDIFEVGQYDSENNFWGNDSDNNSWETEDETSELGGLSPQRVSKPKLAANLERARVAMARLEELFIINPHLQNQEIMKKLLMVYKKCRYLDRLMLTSFFHEDHFMGLVERVRKSNNQTTAERVLDQKNRLFNQSGSKTTTPTAESPNAEQKLPSTSSHSLSSSGGVSASRKSFTTNHACTMNTSLSLKFPAGNNISTSSDISSIEENHPTATVGFRTVQSACTAAEDSGNFSVKSDGDNASSKLGAHESGNDSLLNAELDNVNNVYMNMCDDMNNTSSVFSFPPQTNNVSAKLCSLIKAQLVKALQEINQRYGQADPFKEIIIEEIHITPPPYSSRPPSSTPSQQQSVVNTPTADHEFCGSVEGFASLPDTNNEFNFVESFQVLETAPSSHKYHLTVFQTNNAQSFYKAIQREHKLLRTALPPGVWVRTFEDRLDLLSVMIEGPKKTPYEDGLFLFDIQLGQEYPTAPPLCHYISYCSDRLNPNLYEDGKVCVSLLGTWSGKGTEMWGPNSTLLQVIVSIQGLILVDEPYFNEAGYEKQRGSQQGGENSRMYNEMVLLKLVQSMSKLIVNPPEIFSEQILAHFRERGRKMFLRIKSWMDLSNEANKAASTGTPALIASKTPVQSSSVPTVSTASPPDVLIALPEFPLIPASRGFCLTLVGLLENFQKTLDSVGSE; encoded by the exons ATGGATTCAACCAACTTGACAAAGTCCCACAAGGTTTCGAAAGGATCGTCTTTCAATCAACAGAACCAGGACGAAGGTGGTAATGAAAATCAATACTTTTACGAGGACGAAATTTTTTGCATCGACGGCCGTGGCCGAGTCAAGTTCGGTTTGGTGCTGGAAAATTTCGAGGTTAGTGAAGAGGAAGGCTTCGAAGAAGACACACTGAAGAAAGGGGAAATTCGGGCCTGTTGGCACCCGGATGGCCACGAGGAGATCGTGAACCAACAGAAG GTTGGACTGGCCGATAGAACGCTCATGCCAGGTGATGTCGTTCGGAAGTTAGTTCCAGGAAAAGATACCCAACGTGGATATTGTCACGAAATTTTCGTTAAAGCAGATGTAAAG ATAGCAGGATCCAAATATGTGATTAAAAACGTATCTTCAGATCGACTGCGGCCTCTGATGACTATGCCGAAAGATAATGCAGTTTGTCTCGATTCGTGGGTTGGTAGCACTAAGAATGTCAATGAAAAGTTGGTGCTTAA ATCGCAGTGCGGCTCTCTGGTGGAGATCTGTCCGGACATAGATTTCTGCACGTTAAAGGATACCGACACCCGATCCCATTGTGGTTATTTTTCTGGAACACTTTTTTATCCGGGTCAAACCCTAATTGGCTCGATCAGCGACTTGGATAATGCGAAATGGCTAAACACATCGGCCGAGATGAAACTCAACCGGAAGCACAAAATGGTTGATCGCAAGTTTACGGTACAAACTGTTGAAATTGAAGGCGTTTGGGTGCATTGGCAGTGCAAGGCGTCCTGTGAAGATGTTGAAGCGGAGATGAAGAAAGGTGGGATACAGCAGCCTCCGGACTATGTTGCAGGAGATGACCTGAAGCGTCTTAAGAAGTTGAATTTATTTGAATCTTGCATGCTCCAGATAAAcgataaaaattatcttacaaTCGAGTCGGGAGACACATTTTGCAGGAAGAGTCAATGGAGAAAGGAACTAAGCTCAAAATACATCAATATGATTGGTAGCGTAGGATGCAACAAGAACGAAGCAGGAAATGAAAATGTGATCTGTGATAATGAAAGCCATAAAATAACTGTTACGAGTACGGGTGAAAGTGGATCGCGGGATAAGGTGGAAACGGACCGAGCCAAGCTGTGTCCATCAGCGTTGAAAGAGATTGTTAAAACATGTAAATCGCGTCGCAACTCGCCTAGGCGATCGAATGCTAGCGCAGTAGCATCAGCTTGCAAATTGGCCGAGAGCGACGAGTGGCAAACTGATTTGGAAGACGAAAAGTACGACGATGTAGACGGTTGTGATTCGACTGTTTCCGATGGAGGTTGCAGCACTATATCCTCATCTTGTTCAAGTACTGCTACTCCGAAAAGTAGCCCTAAGAAGTCCCCATTGTTAGCAAAGAAAATTCGGAAATTGAAGAAAAGAGCCACATCGGCTAGTGGCAGCTCTGACCGTTTCCCTTCTCCTGGAGATGAAGTAATAACAGAAACCCTAGTCGTGTACAGTTCCGCGACAGTTGTTTGGCAGGATGGTACGATCGAAACTAACATTCCGTCTACGGATTTGTGTCCCATACATCATCTCGACGACCATGAGTTTTTTCCTGGGGACTTTGTGCTTGCAGGGAATACTGATATGTCACACAATCCTTCATTTCGCGACTATGGAGTCATTCAGAATGTTGACCATCATGGTCGAACAGCGAAGGTTAAATGGTTTAGTACGTACACGTGTTTAGATGAACCACAGCCGACCTATAACGGAGAGTCGGAAGTTAGTGTGTACGATTTGAAGGATCATCCTGATTTTCAGTATCGACCCGGTACGATTGTCATTCGAGTGGCGAATTTTATCGGCGATGACTCTAATTGCAGTGCCGGGCAG GTGATCGATAACTATCCCAACGGTATGGTTAAAGTTTGGTGGGTTGATGATCATGTTAGTATGTGCTGGCCGCAAGATATATTTGAAGTTGGTCAGTATGAttcggaaaataatttttggggAAACGATTCCGATAACAATTCTTGGGAAACAGAGGATGAAACGTCCGAACTAGGTGGCCTTTCGCCCCAGCGCGTCTCAAAGCCAAAGCTTGCAGCAAATCTGGAGAGAGCTCGTGTAGCAATGGCTCGTTTGGAAGAGCTCTTCATCATCAACCCTCACCTGCAAAATCAAGAAATCATGAAGAAGCTTTTGATGGTGTACAAGAAGTGCAGATATTTGGACCGATTAATGCTTACTTCATTTTTTCACGAAGACCACTTCATGGGTTTGGTAGAAAGGGTTCGTAAGTCAAACAATCAAACTACGGCGGAACGTGTGCTGGATCAAAAAAATAGACTTTTTAATCAAAGTGGTTCAAAGACGACTACTCCTACGGCAGAAAGTCCCAACGCAGAACAGAAACTGCCTTCAACCAGCAGTCACAGTCTTTCATCTAGTGGCGGTGTAAGTGCTTCAAGAAAGTCATTTACCACGAACCATGCGTGCACTATGAACACGTCATTATCGTTGAAATTCCCAGCGGGAAATAATATTTCTACGTCATCGGACATTTCCAGTATTGAAGAGAATCATCCAACCGCCACAGTTGGTTTCAGGACGGTTCAGTCTGCTTGCACCGCTGCTGAAGATTCTGGAAATTTCTCCGTCAAAAGTGATGGTGACAATGCAAGTAGCAAACTTGGCGCTCATGAAAGTGGCAATGATTCTTTACTTAATGCCGAACTGGATAATGTTAATAATGTTTACATGAACATGTGTGATGATATGAACAACACTAGCTCTGTATTCAGTTTTCCTCCACAAACAAATAACGTTTCTGCAAAGCTTTGTTCCCTCATCAAAGCGCAATTAGTGAAGGCATTACAGGAG ATCAATCAACGCTATGGTCAAGCTGATCCTTTCAAAGAAATCATCATCGAAGAAATACACATAACACCACCACCCTATTCTTCACGGCCGCCTTCATCTACTCCGTCCCAACAGCAGTCTGTTGTGAATACACCAACAGCAGACCATGAATTCTGCGGCTCGGTAGAAGGTTTTGCTTCCCTGCCGGACACTAACAATGAGTTCAATTTCGTCGAAAGCTTCCAAGTGCTAGAAACGGCGCCGAGCAGTCACAAGTACCATTTGACAGTATTCCAAACTAACAATGCCCAAAGTTTCTACAAAGCAATCCAGCGCGAGCATAAACTGTTAAGAACCGCTCTGCCGCCTGGGGTGTGGGTCCGCACGTTTGAAGACAGGCTCGATTTGCTGAGCGTCATGATCGAAGGCCCGAAGAAGACCCCATACGAAGACGGTTTGTTCCTGTTCGACATCCAACTTGGCCAGGAGTATCCCACAGCTCCTCCCCTGTGTCACTATATCAGCTACTGCTCGGACCGCTTAAATCCAAATCTGTACGAAGATGGCAAAGTTTGTGTGTCTTTGCTGGGTACCTGGTCAGGCAAGGGAACGGAAATGTGGGGACCGAACAGTACCCTACTGCAAGTGATCGTTTCGATACAGGGTTTAATTTTAGTGGATGAACCGTATTTTAATGAGGCTGGCTATGAAAAGCAAAGAG GCTCTCAACAAGGAGGGGAGAATTctcgcatgtataatgaaaTGGTGCTACTTAAGTTGGTGCAGTCGATGTCGAAACTGATTGTCAATCCGCCGGAAATTttcagtgagcaaattttggcACACTTTCGAGAGCGCGGCAGAAAAATGTTCCTGAGAATCAAGAGCTGGATGGATTTATCCAACGAGGCAAACAAAGCGGCGAGTACTG gaACACCTGCATTGATCGCCAGCAAAACACCTGTCCAATCTTCCTCGGTGCCGACAGTATCTACTGCATCACCGCCCGATGTGTTGATAGCATTGCCGGAGTTTCCGCTGATCCCAGCCAGCCGAGGATTCTGTCTCACCCTAGTCGGTTTGTTGGAAAACTTTCAAAAGACGCTGGACTCTGTCGGCAGCGAATAA
- the LOC131677082 gene encoding N-alpha-acetyltransferase 15, NatA auxiliary subunit, with translation MPSSDPLPPKESALFRKILKCYEMKQYKNGLKLAKQILTNPKFTEHGETLAMKGLTLNCLGRKEEAYDYVRRGLRNDLRSHVCWHVFGLLQRSDKKYEEAIKCYRNALKWEKDNIQILRDLSLLQIQMRDLEGYRETRHQLFKLRPSQHASWIGFAMSYHLLGDYDTANNILETFRASQSVETYDYKHSEFLLYQNQVIRESGHYERALQHLKKYQNQILDTLAVKEAVGELCLKLERYEEAASTYHDLIKRNPENIAYYQQYLKALQVSKQADIIEAYEHIQTEHPQSFCAKRLPLDVAQGDIFRTLVDEHLRRNLRKGVPPLFVNLSSLYRDEIKVRVITELVEDYHQNLTSSGYFSAADREQNLPKEPASALLWTLYYLAQHYDHLRESEKALDFINAAIEHTPTLIELFVTKARIYKHAGDVLEAVKWMDEAQSLDTADRYINSKCAKYMLRANQIKEAEDVCAKFTREGVSATENLNEMQCMWFQTESALAYQRLEKWGEALKKCHEVDRHFSEIIEDQFDFHTYCMRKMTLRSYVGLLRLEDVLRRHPFYFIAAKCAIEVYVRLFDKPLPAESAEEELDTENLPPAELKKLRNKQRKAAKKKAEQENAAAAQANQKKEQHNKQRNANQDGDPEAPQLDELIPDKLARPEDPLDKAIEFLRPLQMLAKENIETHLMAFEIYSRRGKLLLMLQSLKRARAIDAINSTLHNCTIRFFKILERRIAAGEIDANVKLVIERERMQLFRGAKTAAELNDNYLTMARNNADALYEVAKIMYQLDGKRRDEAVKLFTSVDLRTVSLENATKLFLLLKSGFFNGASEEQLETFKKSCQKRFPLAIVFADVAATVTTLTTTQSSSAAASDTVTTTATGITMCPVEQKNNGSEIKAN, from the exons ATGCCTTCCAGCGATCCTTTGCCACCGAAAGAGAGTGCTCTGTTCCGTAAGATTCTG AAATGTTACGAaatgaaacaatacaaaaatgggcTGAAACTAGCAAAGCAGATCCTGACAAATCCCAAGTTCACCGAGCATGGCGAAACGCTCGCGATGAAGGGCCTAACGCTTAACTGTCTGGGCCGGAAAGAGGAAGCATACGATTACGTCCGCCGTGGTCTACGCAACGATCTCAGGTCGCATGTCTGCTGGCACGTTTTCGGGCTGTTGCAACGCTCGGATAAGAAATACGAAGAGGCCATCAAATGCTACCGGAATGCGCTCAAGTGGGAGAAGGACAACATTCAAATTCTGCGGGACTTGTCTCTGCTACAGATACAAATGCGTGATTTGGAAGGCTACCGAGAAACTCGTCATCAGCTGTTCAAGCTGCGACCTTCGCAGCACGCCTCGTGGATCGGGTTTGCCATGAGCTACCATCTGCTGGGGGACTACGATACGGCCAACAATATATTGGAGACTTTCCGCGCATCGCAATCTGTG GAAACGTACGATTACAAGCATAGTGAGTTTCTGCTGTACCAAAACCAGGTTATCCGGGAGTCGGGTCACTACGAGAGAGCGTTGCAGCATctgaaaaagtatcaaaatcaaATCCTTGACACGCTTGCCGTAAAAGAAGCAGTAGGTGAACTGTGCCTTAAGCTCGAACGTTATGAGGAAGCCGCCTCGACCTACCACGATCTGATCAAACGTAATCCGGAAAACATTGCATATTATCAGCAATATTTGAAGGCGCTGCAAGTGAGCAAACAAGCTGATATTATTGAAGCCTATGAACACATTCAAACAGAGCATCCACAATCTTTCTGCGCCAAGCGGTTACCACTGGATGTAGCTCAGGGAGACATTTTCCGTACGCTTGTTGATGAACATCTGCGCCGTAATCTTCGGAAGGGTGTACCACCTCTTTTCGTTAACCTCAGCTCCCTTTATCGGGACGAGATTAAGGTTCGTGTCATAACGGAACTTGTTGAAGACTATCACCAGAATCTGACGAGCAGTGGCTATTTCTCTGCTGCGGAtagagaacaaaaccttcccaAGGAACCAGCATCCGCACTGCTTTGGACTCTCTATTATTTAGCTCAACATTACGACCATTTGAGGGAGTCGGAAAAGGCGCTTGACTTCATCAATGCAGCGATTGAACACACTCCAACCCTGATCGAATTGTTCGTTACCAAGGCTCGCATCTACAAACACGCTGGCGATGTTTTAGAAGCAGTCAAATGGATGGACGAAGCGCAGAGTCTGGACACAGCCGATCGTTACATTAATTCCAAATGCGCCAAGTACATGTTACGTGCCAACCAGATCAAGGAAGCTGAGGATGTTTGCGCAAAGTTCACTCGGGAGGGTGTTTCGGCGACGGAAAATCTCAACGAAATGCAGTGCATGTGGTTCCAGACCGAGAGTGCACTTGCCTACCAACGCTTGGAAAAATGGGGCGAAGCACTGAAAAAGTGCCATGAAGTGGATCGTCATTTTTCGGAGATAATCGAGGATCAGTTCGATTTTCACACTTACTGTATGCGGAAAATGACACTGCGTTCGTACGTGGGACTGCTTCGATTGGAGGATGTACTGCGAAGGCACCCATTCTATTTCATAGCCGCTAAATGCGCTATAGAG GTTTACGTTCGCCTTTTCGATAAACCGTTGCCAGCAGAATCAGCTGAAGAGGAGCTTGATACTG AGAACCTTCCGCCCgcagaactaaaaaaattacgtAACAAACAACGGAAGGCTGCGAAAAAGAAGGCAGAGCAGGAGAATGCCGCAGCTGCGCAGGCAAATCAGAAAAAAGAGCAGCACAACAAGCAGCGAAACGCTAATCAAGACGGTGACCCAGAGGCACCTCAACTGGACGAGTTGATACCGGATAAGCTGGCACGCCCGGAAGATCCTCTCGATAAGGCAATCGAATTTCTTCGGCCCTTGCAAATGCTTGCCAAAGAGAACATCGAAACGCATTTAATGGCTTTCGAAATCTACTCGCGCCGAGGCAAGCTCCTGTTGATGCTGCAATCGCTGAAACGTGCGCGTGCAATCGATGCCATCAATTCGACTTTGCATAATTGTACTATAAGGTTTTTCAAAATCCTCGAAAGACGAATCGCGGCCGGCGAAATTGACGCCAATGTGAAGCTGGTAATCGAACGGGAACGGATGCAACTTTTCCGGGGAGCTAAGACGGCTGCCGAACTAAATGACAATTATTTGACAATGGCTCGCAACAATGCTGATGCCCTGTACGAAGTAGCCAAGATTATGTACCAGCTGGACGGGAAGAGACGAGACGAGGCAGTCAAGTTGTTCACGTCCGTTGATTTGAGAACCGTCTCACTGGAG AATGCGACAAAACTGTTCCTGCTGTTAAAATCCGGCTTCTTCAACGGTGCATCCGAGGAGCAATTGGAAACCTTCAAGAAAAGCTGCCAGAAGCGATTCCCGTTGGCCATAGTGTTCGCAGATGTGGCAGCGACTGTTACCACCCTCACCACCACCCAGTCGTCATCGGCTGCCGCTTCGGACACGGTCACTACCACGGCAACCGGCATAACCATGTGTCCCGTGGAGCAGAAAAATAACGGAAGCGAAATAAAAGCAAACTAA
- the LOC131677084 gene encoding nucleolysin TIAR, producing MTDEAYPKTLYVGNLDQSVTEDLLCALFGQMGAVKSCKIIREASSDPYAFIEYTSHQSAQTALAAMNKRLFLKKEIKVNWATSPGNQPKTDTSQHYHIFVGDLSPEIETETLREAFAPFGEISNCRIVRDPQTLKSKGYAFVSFVKKAEAENAIQMMNGQWLGSRSIRTNWSTRKPPAPRENTKGIRSGKTPGFEEIYNNTGPTNTTVYCGGFPPNTITDNLIHKHFSQFGQIQDIRVFKDKGYAFIKFLSKEAAARAIEGTHNSEVQGHAVKCYWGKENGGEMASNGVHAAAVAAAGMVGIGINSIGGNPLQPQNAAAAAAAAAAAAAQQHGANQQLSQAAQYPYSAYGQMGYWYPGYPQMQAQYMQQGYAYPYAYAASPQQAGTAGYRMMQPNMAAAGWGMQTVPGVASNGAAAAAAAAAAAASSQPPMMYATMPQFQTQ from the exons ATGACGGATGAAGCTTACCCGAAAACCCTTTACGTGGGCAATTTGGATCAATCAGTAACAGAAGATTTGCTATGTGCGCTGTTTGGCCAAATGGGTGCGGTGAAAAGTTGTAAAATAATACGCGAGGCGAGCAGCGATCCGTATGCGTTCATAGAGTATACCAGTCACCAATCGGCTCAGACTGCACTGGCTGCTATGAACAAGCGGCTGTTTCTCAAGAAGGAAATCAAAGTGAATTGGGCTACCAGTCCCGGGAACCAGCCAAAGACTGACACTAGTCAGCATTATCATATTTTTGTCGGCGATCTTAGCCCGGAAATCGAAACGGAAACGTTGCGCGAAGCGTTTGCTCCCTTCGGGGAAATATCCAACTGTCGGATTGTGCGTGATCCTCAGACGCTGAAATCGAAAGGTTATGCCTTCGTGTCGTTTGTGAAGAAAGCTGAGGCGGAGAATGCCATACAGATGATGAATGGCCAATGGTTGGGTTCGCGAAGCATCAGAACCAACTGGTCCACCCGCAAGCCACCGGCACCCCGCGAGAATACTAAAG GTATCAGAAGCGGCAAGACACCCGGTTTCGAGGAAATTTACAACAACACCGGACCGACAAATACCACAGTCTACTGTGGTGGTTTCCCTCCCAACACCATAACGGATAACCTTATTCACAAGCACTTTAGTCAGTTTGGACAGATTCAAGACATCAGAGTATTCAAAGATAAGGGATATGCCTTCATCAAGTTTCTCTCGAAGGAAGCAGCTGCACGAGCGATCGAAGGTACACACAACAGTGAGGTTCAGGGTCACGCAGTGAAATGCTACTGGGGTAAGGAGAATGGAGGCGAAATGGCAAGTAATGGGGTGCATGCAGCAGCCGTCGCTGCCGCCGGAATGGTCGGAATCGGAATCAACAGCATAGGTGGCAATCCACTGCAGCCACAGAACGCCGCCGCGGCCGCAGCCGCAGCTGCGGCAGCAGCAGCTCAACAGCATGGTGCTAACCAACAGTTGTCACAGGCAGCTCAGTACCCTTACTCAGCGTATGGGCAGATGGGGTACTGGTACCCG GGATATCCACAAATGCAAGCACAATATATGCAGCAAGGATACGCGTATCCCTACGCATACGCAGCTTCTCCACAGCAGGCAGGAACTGCTG GGTATCGTATGATGCAACCCAATATGGCCGCTGCCGGATGGGGCATGCAAACCGTACCAGGAGTGGCCTCGAACGGGGCTGCCGCAGCAGCAGCTGCTGCCGCTGCTGCTGCTTCCTCCCAACCACCGATGATGTATGCAACAATGCCACAGTTTCAGACGCAATga
- the LOC131677081 gene encoding transcription elongation factor B polypeptide 3, which translates to MAADGGRMTVVEIINHYQKSIDKSLNDKARLLHCIAKLYRLPISVQHLQETGIGRTVNGLRKYDGEVGVAAKALVTKWKTMVAAEESDDGGEQDESHEAQDDSGHGDDGEDEDNYEESRLEVDERQQQQESDADEPQQDESDDQGDTHQNGYDSDQHTATFSGIPEQTQKHESTSERRRDDRIVKENGSSSSSSSGNSHRKSSSKDHKVRTDRDKDRSEGSGREKVNHHSSRKHSSSSSSKSSRHGDKDRKDKHSSKTDSSSTRKDSSQSKEKESTHGSSKEKHTSNEIHHSSSSKDCVTESTKRRRPSDEEDYSETKKVKKEKSSEKHRSSENSSSNSKKEKSQSSKSSSSGGSSREKDKKMSSKIKKESIKIKKEELDNSDEDVEGLDSAGGSSFADALAMIGMPSSSKKKSSNKGNVDKIKKSPTSMPPPATKIKKEKSDKSRDKLSPSSTVSSSSHSSCSSTPTLLAQKIKLEPLPEVSEIVESLPMISPHYKPMPLNQTVMECVFSNNGRPQKRQMTEEEALGHSMQSKNLRTKVYSGVKNSKEGVPKLFDLCIRLLQENIDLIDSFGGIPFDLLKPVIERATPQQLFNLEHFNPYLMEDTDTLWELQCKRTFRSQKRKEEECESWREMYIRCSEERDAKLKSLTQNIKQSIEEKKAPVRKTQLAYVDSAVKPPRNVLSKQVKYGTDRTPVVSPAARVAALKNATSNVAKAGDSRLKVVPGARDNAQVQVFQPMKPKKAPLMAKLMTSIKGFKTGFRR; encoded by the exons ATGGCTGCCGATGGTGGAAGGATGACCGTGGTGGAAATCATAAACCACTACCAGAAAAGCATTGATAAGTCGCTGAATGATAAAGCAAGG TTGCTGCATTGTATTGCCAAATTGTATCGGTTGCCTATTTCGGTGCAGCACCTGCAGGAGACCGGAATCGGGAGAACGGTTAACGGACTGCGCAAGTACGATGGtgaggttggtgtggcggcgaaAGCCCTGGTAACTAAATGGAAAACGATGGTCGCTGCCGAAGAATCCGACGATGGTGGGGAGCAAGATGAGAGTCATGAGGCCCAGGACGATTCAGGCCACGGTGACGACGGTGAAGATGAAG ACAACTATGAGGAATCGCGCCTGGAAGTGGACGAACGGCAGCAGCAACAGGAAAGTGACGCTGATGAACCACAACAGGATGAATCAGACGACCAAGGCGACACCCATCAGAATGGGTACGACAGTGATCAACACACTGCTACCTTTTCGGGTATACCGGAACAAACTCAAAAACATGAATCAACGAGTGAACGTCGTCGTGATGATCGAATTGTTAAAGAAAATGGAAGCAGTAGTAGTAGCAGTAGTGGTAATAGTCATAGAAAATCATCCTCAAAAGATCACAAAGTACGAACGGATCGTGACAAGGATCGATCCGAAGGCAGTGGGCGGGAAAAGGTTAATCATCACAGCAGCAGAAAGCATTCATCGTCCTCTTCGAGTAAATCCTCCAGGCATGGCGACAAAGATAGGAAAGATAAGCACAGTAGCAAAACCGATAGCAGTAGCACCAGGAAAGATTCTAGTCAGTCTAAAGAAAAAGAAAGCACTCACGGTAGCAGTAAAGAAAAACACACTTCCAACGAAATACATCACTCTAGTTCATCAAAAGATTGTGTGACAGAAAGTACCAAACGTCGGCGACCGTCTGATGAAGAAGATTATAGTGAgactaaaaaagttaaaaaggaGAAATCCAGTGAGAAGCATAGATCTAGCGAAAACAGCAGTAGTAatagtaaaaaagaaaaatcacaGAGTAGCAAGTCTAGCTCCAGCGGAGGAAGCAGTAgggaaaaagacaaaaagatgtcttctaaaataaagaaagagtctataaaaattaaaaaagaagaACTCGACAATTCTGACGAAGATGTTGAAGGCTTGGACAGCGCCGGAGGATCTAGTTTTGCTGATGCATTGGCAATGATTGGTATGCCATCTTCCTCGAAGAAAAAATCGTCCAACAAGGGAAATGtggataaaattaaaaaatcgccAACCAGTATGCCACCTCCAGCGACCAAGATTAAGAAAGAGAAATCCGACAAGAGTAGAGATAAATTGTCACCCAGCAGCACCGTTAGTAGCAGTAGCCACAGTAGCTGTTCCTCGACTCCTACCTTGCTGGCACAGAAAATTAAACTGGAACCGTTGCCGGAGGTGTCCGAGATAGTTGAATCTCTGCCGATGATCTCTCCGCACTACAAGCCAATGCCTTTGAATCAAACCGTTATGGAGTGTGTGTTTTCTAACAACGGGCGGCCGCAGAAGCGGCAGATGACCGAGGAGGAAGCACTCGGCCACAGTATGCAGTCGAAGAATCTTCGGACGAAAGTTTACTCTGGTGTGAAAAACTCCAAAGAAGGAGTACCGAAACTGTTTGATTTGTGCATTCGTTTGCTGCAAGAAAACATCGATCTCATCGACAGTTTTGGTGGTATACCTTTCGACCTGCTGAAACCGGTCATTGAACGGGCGACGCCTCAGCAGTTGTTTAACCTGGAACATTTTAATCCCTACTTGATGGAAGACACCGACACACTATGGGAACTTCAATGTAAGCGAACGTTCCGGAGCCAGAAACGTAAGGAAGAAGAATGCGAGTCGTGGCGAGAAATGTACATT CGTTGCTCTGAAGAAAGGGATGCAAAGCTGAAAAGTTTAACCCAGAACATAAAGCAGTCCATCGAGGAGAAGAAGGCTCCGGTGCGTAAGACACAGTTGGCCTATGTCGATTCTGCGGTAAAGCCACCACGAAACGTACTAAGTAAGCAGGTGAAATATGGTACGGATCGAACACCGGTAGTTTCTCCTGCAGCTCGGGTTGCAGCTCTAAAGAATGCTACGTCCAATGTAGCGAAAGCAGGCGATTCGCGACTAAAGGTTGTTCCCGGGGCGAGAG